A single region of the Hoeflea prorocentri genome encodes:
- a CDS encoding transglutaminase domain-containing protein, which translates to MEISYATHTAWSNPGSFRHRLDELPSTPRDLADVFENFMIHNDVARLLSEANARYADSDHALRTVERLLGAAFARDRRTLLARRDIPAYLNVTSRDFALIATSVLRSNGIEARVRVGFADYFRVDHWEEHWLCEYRLGEQWRLLDAQLGWLARQALGIGFAVHDVPRDRFLTASQLWLAIRSGNIKAANCGRYHHRTRGAWLPAVNLFKDVAALCGVEALPTDYWGPAVEFSRNRAVSVKAYEELDMLAGAFDDAPQSPWEARARVARYPWANPFEARVASEDRAAGRSWAVKLPSLGRFVAPQMGSAIANN; encoded by the coding sequence ATGGAAATCAGTTATGCAACACACACGGCCTGGTCCAATCCGGGCTCGTTCCGTCACCGGCTTGACGAATTGCCTTCAACGCCACGCGATCTTGCCGATGTTTTCGAAAACTTCATGATTCATAACGACGTCGCGCGCCTTTTGTCCGAGGCCAACGCGCGTTACGCTGATTCCGATCACGCCTTGAGAACGGTTGAACGATTGCTTGGCGCCGCATTTGCCCGTGATCGCCGTACATTGCTGGCGCGGCGAGACATACCGGCCTATCTGAACGTGACCTCAAGGGATTTTGCCTTGATTGCGACGAGTGTTCTGCGCTCAAACGGGATCGAGGCCCGGGTGCGAGTAGGGTTTGCGGATTATTTCCGCGTGGATCACTGGGAGGAGCACTGGCTTTGTGAATATCGCCTCGGCGAGCAATGGCGGCTGCTGGACGCTCAGTTGGGCTGGCTTGCGCGACAGGCGCTTGGTATCGGTTTTGCCGTACACGATGTGCCGCGCGATCGATTTCTGACCGCCAGCCAGCTTTGGCTTGCCATCCGGTCGGGCAATATTAAGGCGGCCAATTGCGGACGATATCACCACCGTACACGTGGAGCATGGTTGCCGGCCGTCAATCTTTTCAAGGACGTTGCGGCCCTTTGCGGCGTCGAGGCCTTGCCAACCGACTATTGGGGTCCAGCCGTTGAGTTCAGCCGCAACAGGGCCGTGTCGGTAAAGGCCTATGAGGAGCTGGACATGCTTGCCGGCGCATTCGACGACGCGCCGCAATCACCATGGGAGGCGCGGGCGCGCGTTGCCCGGTACCCCTGGGCAAACCCTTTTGAAGCCCGCGTGGCGAGTGAAGACCGCGCTGCGGGGCGAAGTTGGGCCGTCAAACTTCCGTCTCTGGGCCGCTTCGTGGCGCCTCAGATGGGATCAGCGATCGCAAACAACTGA
- a CDS encoding D-alanine--D-alanine ligase has protein sequence MSKKHVAVLMGGFSSERPVSLSSGNACADALEQVGYTVTRVDVGRDVAAVLQQLRPDVAFNALHGPYGEDGTIQGILEYLEIPYTHSGVMASALAMHKQQAKRIAASVGIPVADERVMHRLEIELIHPMQPPYVVKPVSEGSSFGVVIVAEDHPHPPQSLGSDDWPYGDQVMVERFVHGRELTCAVMGDEALGVTEIFPVGHSFYDYESKYVKGGSKHEYPARILPNIYQRIQKLSLMAHQALGCRGVSRSDFRFDDRFSEDGELIWLEVNTQPGMTPTSLVPELAELAGYSFGELLTWMVEDASCMR, from the coding sequence ATGAGCAAGAAACACGTAGCCGTGCTGATGGGCGGGTTCTCGTCGGAGCGGCCCGTCAGCCTGTCCTCTGGCAATGCCTGTGCCGATGCGTTGGAGCAAGTGGGCTACACCGTCACACGGGTGGATGTCGGTCGTGATGTTGCCGCTGTCCTTCAGCAGTTGAGGCCGGATGTCGCCTTCAATGCGCTTCATGGCCCTTACGGTGAAGATGGCACAATTCAGGGCATCCTGGAATATCTGGAGATTCCCTACACGCATTCAGGCGTTATGGCCTCGGCGCTTGCCATGCACAAGCAGCAGGCAAAGCGCATTGCCGCTTCGGTTGGCATCCCGGTTGCCGACGAGCGGGTCATGCACCGTCTGGAGATCGAGCTCATTCACCCGATGCAGCCGCCCTATGTGGTCAAGCCGGTCTCCGAGGGCTCCAGTTTCGGTGTGGTCATTGTGGCAGAGGATCACCCGCATCCGCCGCAAAGCCTTGGATCAGATGATTGGCCCTACGGCGATCAGGTCATGGTCGAGCGATTCGTCCATGGGCGCGAATTGACCTGCGCCGTCATGGGTGATGAGGCGCTGGGCGTCACCGAAATCTTCCCTGTCGGGCACAGCTTCTACGATTATGAATCAAAATATGTAAAAGGCGGTTCAAAACACGAGTATCCGGCAAGAATTTTACCAAATATTTACCAAAGGATACAGAAACTGTCTCTGATGGCGCACCAAGCTCTCGGGTGTCGCGGCGTAAGCCGTTCCGATTTCAGATTTGACGACCGTTTTTCGGAAGACGGTGAGTTGATCTGGTTGGAGGTGAATACGCAGCCCGGCATGACTCCGACATCCTTGGTGCCCGAACTCGCGGAACTCGCCGGGTACAGTTTTGGCGAACTGCTGACCTGGATGGTGGAGGACGCTTCTTGTATGCGTTGA
- a CDS encoding PLP-dependent aminotransferase family protein, which produces MPIFQQVYEGLRARIAEGAFEASGHLPPTRALAVELGVSRSTIVTAYDQLVAEGYIEGRQGAGFAVCQMGEVEFARREEPRKAASAEQKRRGPRPFDPGAPDMRHFPYRQWARCVARVARNEAEALVMPDDVFGDRRLREAVCEHVLQWRGVKAAPEQVLITAGSGDALEICIRTIASRGDWIGLENPGYPQIRNFVVSLGMQSLWLEVDQEGAELPPLDGPRKPNLVVLTPSQQYPLGGAMTQARRLAFLNWSQQAAAWIIEDDYDSEFRYAGRPIPALAGFDREARTIYAGSFSKIFSNNLRIGYLVIPELLIDRFTTTLHRFGGKASIMPQRALAVFFEDGEFYRHLRRVRRVYSERRRVLIDLLSMRLGPSLVIEDHQAGMQFIVGLPPYFDDVALSRDARDKGLSVAPLSEFYAGPEARKGLVLGFCAFTPKELEAGVDKLVPLIEFHCGDPGKIAG; this is translated from the coding sequence ATGCCGATCTTTCAGCAGGTGTATGAAGGTTTGCGCGCCCGCATTGCCGAGGGAGCTTTTGAGGCGAGCGGTCATTTGCCGCCGACCCGGGCTCTCGCCGTGGAACTGGGCGTTTCCCGTTCGACCATCGTCACTGCCTACGATCAGCTTGTTGCGGAAGGCTATATCGAAGGCCGTCAGGGTGCGGGCTTTGCGGTCTGTCAGATGGGAGAAGTCGAATTTGCCCGCCGGGAAGAACCGCGCAAGGCGGCCTCTGCCGAGCAAAAGCGCCGCGGACCGCGTCCGTTTGATCCAGGCGCGCCGGATATGAGGCACTTTCCCTATCGGCAATGGGCGCGGTGCGTTGCCCGTGTCGCCCGCAATGAAGCCGAAGCACTGGTAATGCCGGATGATGTTTTCGGCGACAGGCGTTTGCGTGAAGCGGTGTGTGAGCATGTTCTGCAATGGCGGGGCGTGAAGGCGGCTCCCGAACAGGTGCTGATCACGGCGGGGTCGGGTGATGCGCTCGAAATCTGCATCCGGACTATTGCAAGTCGCGGCGACTGGATCGGGCTAGAAAACCCCGGCTATCCCCAAATCCGCAATTTTGTCGTCAGTCTGGGCATGCAGTCGCTGTGGTTGGAGGTCGATCAGGAAGGGGCCGAACTGCCGCCGCTGGATGGTCCCCGCAAGCCAAACCTCGTCGTTTTGACGCCATCGCAGCAATATCCGCTTGGCGGCGCGATGACACAGGCGCGCAGGCTTGCCTTTCTCAACTGGTCACAGCAAGCTGCGGCGTGGATCATTGAGGATGATTACGACAGCGAGTTTCGCTATGCCGGCCGCCCGATCCCGGCGCTTGCCGGGTTCGACAGGGAAGCGCGCACGATATATGCCGGCAGCTTTTCCAAGATATTTTCCAACAATTTACGCATTGGGTATCTTGTAATACCTGAGCTTTTGATCGACCGTTTCACCACCACGTTGCACCGTTTCGGCGGCAAGGCGTCGATCATGCCTCAGCGTGCGTTGGCGGTGTTTTTCGAGGATGGCGAATTCTATCGTCATTTGCGGCGCGTCAGGCGCGTTTATTCTGAGCGCCGACGTGTCCTCATTGATCTGCTGTCAATGCGCCTGGGGCCGTCGCTGGTTATTGAAGACCATCAGGCGGGCATGCAATTTATTGTCGGATTGCCGCCGTATTTCGATGACGTCGCGTTGTCAAGGGATGCGAGAGACAAGGGGCTTTCGGTTGCCCCGTTGTCAGAGTTTTACGCCGGGCCTGAAGCCCGCAAGGGATTGGTCCTGGGTTTTTGTGCGTTTACACCAAAGGAGCTTGAGGCCGGTGTCGACAAGCTCGTGCCTCTGATTGAATTCCATTGCGGCGACCCCGGGAAGATTGCCGGTTAA
- a CDS encoding cell division protein FtsQ/DivIB: MRLFNGLIDGHIVIPPHTGTMAAAALFAMTGLYGVVEGGHLRALTESTTSAAGFAIDGINVSGNVETSPIDVIQKLGLDGHTSLITLDVASARKAIMELPWVLDAEVRKDYPDVIEIKLAERRAFAIWQHGAELSIIDRHGNVIGPLTSERFTRLPLYVGLGAETNAEAFDLLLDNWPELKPRILAHIRVADRRWDIRLDNGVTVQLPEEGAQFALSKLRRMDIQQDLLERDIRSVDLRLDDRVTIGLTEDAMSRRQNALEARERMLKKGRNS, translated from the coding sequence ATGCGCCTGTTTAACGGCCTGATTGACGGCCATATCGTTATCCCGCCGCATACCGGAACCATGGCCGCTGCCGCGCTGTTTGCCATGACCGGCCTTTATGGCGTTGTTGAGGGCGGGCACCTTCGCGCCCTCACCGAGAGCACAACGTCTGCGGCGGGATTTGCCATTGACGGCATCAACGTGTCCGGAAATGTCGAGACGTCGCCGATCGATGTCATTCAAAAGCTGGGGCTCGACGGCCATACCTCATTGATCACGCTTGACGTTGCGTCGGCGCGAAAAGCCATCATGGAGTTGCCGTGGGTCCTGGATGCGGAAGTCCGCAAGGACTATCCGGACGTGATTGAAATCAAGCTTGCCGAGCGGCGCGCCTTTGCCATTTGGCAGCACGGCGCGGAACTCTCGATTATCGATCGGCATGGCAACGTGATCGGCCCCCTGACGAGTGAACGCTTCACCCGGCTGCCGCTCTATGTTGGCCTCGGGGCAGAGACAAATGCCGAAGCGTTCGACCTCCTGCTTGACAACTGGCCGGAACTGAAACCGCGTATTCTTGCTCATATCAGGGTTGCGGACCGGCGCTGGGATATCCGTCTCGACAATGGTGTGACCGTACAGTTGCCGGAGGAGGGCGCACAATTTGCCCTCTCCAAGTTGCGTCGTATGGATATTCAGCAGGATCTGCTTGAGCGTGATATCCGGTCGGTGGATTTGCGCCTGGACGATCGGGTGACGATCGGTCTGACAGAGGATGCGATGTCGCGCCGCCAGAATGCCCTGGAAGCG